In the genome of Stomoxys calcitrans chromosome 4, idStoCalc2.1, whole genome shotgun sequence, the window gaatgtagtccttggagaacgaccgcctctcattgcacctgaagaaatcgacctcccccggcaaaccagagtagttctggctcaattacgttccgaccgatgcagccgcctcaactcctacagagcaaggattgatgccgacgtgcaagatgtatgtcccgattgtaaccagggaccgcacgatacacgtcacatGTTTAACTGCCGGTcggacccactcgactcaaacccagatccctgtggacgcaccccatctttgtGGCAGAGTTCCTGGGCCTTGATGACCTCAATTAGGTTTatttggatgacctcaatcaatTGTCCTCCATGTAATTGACTTCTTGGGAATggatgatggtctcatcgtcggctccctgtccTTTAAGCTGCGTCTACTTTCCTGACagtgcactgcctgatgtttcagtattaggctatttgcctatcctggtcttccgaatcttgagaatgtcggtaatggttccatcatcggttccctgttcgttaggctgtattgagtctaccgtccctgcactTCCTGATGTTCctatattaggatctttgtctataatagtcttccaaatcttccAATAACTTCTGCTTTGGTCTCCATTATCCAAACCAGATATCGCccgattctgattcgatctatgacctgatatagctgcaatatcgtagcaattcttatccattatccttgcgaaggtgaagggtatataaaattcgccgGCCGAATAtacacttgttttcttttttctctcatATTCATTAAACTTAACTTTATATCAATTTCTACAACACAAATGAACTATTAACCTGTTTTATTGAGTCAGAAGAAAGAAATTGGAAAGAAAATCCTTGAACCGTAGCTCCAACTGGAAGTgtgtccatataatttatttctcGAGTTTCCTTTTTTACTATGCTAATTCTTTCCGAACCATTTATGATCTACTGGAGATATCCACCTATGACAaccatttaaattattttgtattgCGTATTTTGTCGTAAACGGATTTTGGTTTTCTTGGTTTAAACATTTTTGCTCTAATAATCGGTCTTGGATTATTTCCTCCGATATCACCTCCGCATCAAAAGGCAAAATATTGCATACCTGTTGCAAGAAAGGTTTCACTTCGTTGAATTCGCATTTACCAGAAATTTCTAAAATCACCCTTCCTGCTTTAACAGGGGTAACATAGTGATCAATAGCACCTTTTCCACCCCCCATTCGCTGGCCTTGCCCCTTTTTTGTAACAGGTTGCCAGGGAGCGGGTACTCTCCAAATAGCGAACATTTTGCTCACATCCATTTTACGTCCAATAGTAAGACGTAGCATCTCGAAATGGCCCCAGCGTAAGCGTCCCCCACCTGTTGCAATAATACCATACTGTTTATGTAGTAGCTTATTATGTATCAATTCTGGTCCACGcataaattttaactttttctgCATCTTTGGGGGGCGAAGATTTGGTGGATATTGAGGCATCCTCTCCATAACGCGGAGCTTAGGTCGTTCGACTTGTTCAAAATctgtaacatttttattttacataacaTTTCTTATAACATAAGAAAAACGCCATACCATTATAGATAATTGGTGGAGCAAAATGTTTCATTCCTAAAATGTGAAGAATTACCCTTATAATATAGGAAGTaaacttttttccttttttatacaCATACCTCTTACGttgcaaaaaaattgtatggcaCATTTTAGCATGTTTTAATGTATATAATTTGCCAAACTGCTTCAACTTCGTGACTTACGACTAACCGTTTAATCAACTTTTTGTGCTAACAAATCGTATACATAGACGAAACGTTTCGGGTTAATGGGCAATTTACATGGCACGTCAATCAAAGCTGTCATATTAATTGCATGGGTGAAcatcatggtacaattaagaggtagtgtcgttagcacaacaacaaaattatacCCCAAATGAAAccaccttgagtggcaaatgccgtatATTGAAATGtgaaagtggttttagaaataaatattgttttacaacctatcttcttcaaatgtattttatatttgtattttcatcattataacactgttttgttgcttatgtgttgaatatcggatcaaatagaataTCTTTCTAAAATTTTAGAAAGTTCACAGCTGTGTCATCATCATGCATTAGTTTAAAGGTTGCCTCATTTGTAGAACAACATAAAAACAATATGGTGAAATctccatcttgccatcaagccgATCGAAATTTTGCcaccacaaacaaagaaaagtgtatgcatgtgtgtgtacGTGTGAAGAAAGTGTGAGTACGTGAGGAgataatatgcgagaaagaagataacaacaaagagaatgcaaacacaAATCTGACATCCTAATACCATCAAATCTGGACGGCTGTAAACAGTatccatcttgccatcaagccgATCGAAATTTTGCcaccacaaacaaagaaaagtgTATGCATGTGTGAGTACGTGTGCAGAAAGTGTGAGTACGTGAGGAgataatatgcgagaaagaagataacaacaaagaggatGCAAACACAAATCTGACATCCTAATACCATCAAATCTGGACGGCTGTAAACAGTCCGCGTGAGTCCACCATTTTAAATCTGCCTTGGAGATTTCATAACCTTGGGTTGCGTTTGTTATAGGCCACCGTGCCGCAGAGGTGAaaacatatccgcctatgacgactAACTCATGGATTCAAATCCCGCCGTGAAAATCAGAAAACTTTTAATCAGttgttatcccttcctaatgttgGCTATATTCGTTATGTTGAGCCATTCTTGAAGtttcttgtgcggatggaagatataattttcgttttttaccggaaacgacttaaccgattcgcaaacgGGTTAAACGACTTATTCGATTCGCAAACGGATGGAttcatttgaaatccaattAAAATATCTACAAAACAGCCCTATTTTTCATACCTaccacttacagtttccgaaatataaaataattacatGTTGAGTCATTCTGGCATAGTATTAGACGGTGGAATAAGTAATTTTCGTATTACTCGAAACGTCTTAACCGATCAGCAAACGAATTGGTTCGTTTGGAAGGCaataaaaattctacaaaaccAGCCCTATTTTTCATACTTACCACTCACTGTTTCCCAGATTTAGCATAATTATTCTTGAAGTGTCTTGTGCAGATGGAAgaagtaattttcgtttttctcggaaatgattTAACAGATCCGCAAATGGATTGATTCGTATGAAGGCCAAAATAAAATACCTACAAAACAGCCCTATTTTTCATACCTaccacttacagtttccgagatacagaattattatatattgggtcattctggaagtgtcttgtgcggatggaatatgtaatattcgtttctctcaaaaacgaCCTAACCGGTTCGCAAAtgaattgatttgtttgaaagctaataaaagTATCTACAAAACAGCCCAATTTTT includes:
- the LOC106086564 gene encoding large ribosomal subunit protein uL16m: MLKCAIQFFCNVRGMKHFAPPIIYNDFEQVERPKLRVMERMPQYPPNLRPPKMQKKLKFMRGPELIHNKLLHKQYGIIATGGGRLRWGHFEMLRLTIGRKMDVSKMFAIWRVPAPWQPVTKKGQGQRMGGGKGAIDHYVTPVKAGRVILEISGKCEFNEVKPFLQQVCNILPFDAEVISEEIIQDRLLEQKCLNQENQNPFTTKYAIQNNLNGCHRWISPVDHKWFGKN